A part of Candidatus Zixiibacteriota bacterium genomic DNA contains:
- a CDS encoding PAS domain-containing protein — protein sequence MMEILQDVVTNEYLSFLKAQFDDMPLGIFITDRQGIISYMNRNASSILGYQEPADAGGSSLRDIDAVLNTSLMNSLSQIIEGRNLVLPEHRCSNRQGHFATLNVYVSPFRRQAEETLGIIGILQDVTGSARRKAELEEAILELSILAEVSEALSSTADLDEVLRIILTGVTANQGLGFNRAFLFLIDTDGAYLEGKVAIGPSSPEEAGEIWSRLSRQQKSLKEMLEDYSDRENLSNYSLSSLISGWRIP from the coding sequence TGATGATATGCCGCTTGGCATTTTTATCACCGACCGGCAGGGAATAATAAGTTATATGAATCGGAATGCCTCATCCATTCTGGGGTACCAGGAGCCCGCTGATGCCGGCGGCTCTTCACTTCGGGATATTGACGCCGTCCTCAATACCAGCCTGATGAACTCCCTCAGTCAGATCATCGAAGGAAGAAATCTGGTCCTGCCGGAGCACCGTTGCTCCAACCGTCAGGGGCATTTTGCTACTCTGAATGTATATGTGAGCCCTTTCCGACGACAAGCCGAGGAAACGCTTGGTATCATCGGGATTCTGCAGGATGTTACCGGGAGCGCCCGTCGAAAAGCGGAGCTGGAGGAGGCGATTCTGGAATTGTCGATTCTCGCCGAAGTTTCCGAGGCGCTGTCATCGACGGCCGACCTGGACGAAGTCCTCCGTATAATTCTGACCGGGGTTACCGCCAATCAAGGACTCGGATTTAACCGCGCCTTTCTTTTCCTGATCGATACCGATGGCGCTTACCTTGAAGGAAAAGTGGCTATCGGTCCCAGCAGCCCCGAGGAAGCGGGGGAAATCTGGTCACGGCTGTCTCGTCAGCAGAAAAGCCTGAAAGAGATGCTGGAAGACTACAGCGACCGGGAGAATCTCTCCAATTATTCGCTCAGTTCGCTGATTTCGGGTTGGAGAATTCC